A stretch of DNA from Aspergillus flavus chromosome 3, complete sequence:
AAACCACAAGCCGCCAAAAAGCCTCGAATTCGATTTCCCCGCAATTAGCTCCGGTTCCATATTGATGTGTGTACTCCGGGGTATTATCGACTCAAATTTAGCCAACTCGAAACCGAAACAGGCAAAGAGCAGCAATAGAGTCAGATATCCACTAATATCTCGGTCATTGAATCAGTGCACTGAACCACGTAGTCGAATCCGCGCTATAAACAAACACAAAACAGACCGATCTTTCTTGCAAGTGGCATACCGATCTACCCCAAGCGGGGGATGTACGCCGATCGTCATTTATGCAGACACCTTCATAGAGTAGTTCTCCGGGGCAAGCTCTATGCCTCTCTCAACATGCAAATTAACCGACCCATCGGCGAGGACCGCCAGCTCCGCAGGAATTTATGCACGGACTTGCGAATCTCCCCTCTCCACACGTTCGAAGCCTTTAGCCGCCAACACTGTCATTGTCGAGCTATGTTGTGTTGCATTGGAAGTCGTAGTTATTTGCTTCGTGTAGTATTTTTTGCAATGACCCCCTTAGCAACGTGAATTGGCGAAATGTTCAGCAAACCCTTTCCAATACAAATCTGCCAATCTTGGGCAGGAAACTTCATCTCACGACAGCGCTTATATGGTCTTAAGGCTTGTGTCGCATTAGTCTGGAATCGAGCCTAGTTTCCATATTAACCGAGCTCACAAGGACTAGGATTCCGCGATATTATCGACTAGATAGCGTATACTGGATCTAGAACCATTGGAGGAAAATCCTTGCTGCTTTAGTACCTACCGTATACCCCTCTTCAACTACAGAACGGACATCGCGAAAGATTATAAAAGGATACACAGGATGCACCAATGTCCCACGAATTACTTACTCTATCACACTGGCTCTTCGAGTATCTCCGCGCCGGCTTTGAAACACTCACAGGCGTGACCGCCTCACCCTGGGAAAGAGATCAAACATGTCCTCAGGATTAAGCCTCGAACGTGCCTGCGCAGTTGCTCTGGGCATTGTTGCCTCGGCATCTCTTGTCGCTGCTGGGCCTTGTGACATCTACTCCTCCGGCGGCACGCCCTGCGTCGCCGCGCACAGCACCACTCGTGCCCTATACAGCGCCTACACCGGCGCACTGTATCAGGTGAAACGAGGCTCTGATGGTAGCACAACCGACATCGCTCCTCTCTCTGCTGGGGGTGTTGCCGATGCCGCCACCCAAGACTCCTTCTGTGCGAACACGACCTGCCTCATCACTATCATTTATGACCAGTCTGGTCGCGGTAATCACCTCACCCAGGCTCCGCCCGGCGGCTTTAATGGTCCCGAGTCCAATGGCTACGACAACCTAGCTAGTGCGGTTGGTGCACCAGTCACGCTAAACGGCAAGAAGGCGTACGGCGTCTTTATGTCACCTGGTACCGGCTATCGCAACAACGCTGCCAGCGGTACAGCTACCGGCGACGAGGCGGAGGGCATGTACGCGGTCCTGGACGGCACCCACTACAACAGTGCCTGCTGCTTCGACTATGGCAACGCGGAGGTCAGCAACACAGATACAGGTAATGGCCACATGGAGGCTATCTACTATGGCGACAACACCGTCTGGGGAAGCGGCGCTGGCAGTGGTCCTTGGATTATGGCCGATCTTGAGAACGGCCTGTTCTCTGGCCTCAGTTCTAAGAACAACGCTGGCGACCCGTCCATTTCCTACCGGTTCGTGACAGCCGTCGTCAAGGGAGAGGCAAACCAGTGGTCAATCCGTGGCGCCAACGCTGCATCCGGCTCGCTATCGACGTACTATAGTGGCGCGCGCCCAAGTGCTTCTGGCTACAATCCCATGAGCAAAGAAGGCGCCATCATTCTTGGCATTGGTGGTGATAACAGCAACGGTGCCCAGGGCACGTTCTACGAGGGTGTGATGACCTCCGGATATCCGTCCGATGCCACCGAGAACTCGGTGCAGGCGGACATCGTAGCTGCCAAATACGCCATCGCGTCACTGACCAGTGGCCCGGCGCTCACCGTCGGATCCTCGATCTCGCTGCAAGTTACCACGGCTGGTTACACGACTCGCTATCTCGCACACGACGGGTCTACGGTCAACACGCAGGTAGTCTCGTCGTCAAGCACCACCGCCTTGAAACAGCAGGCTAGCTGGACGGTTCGCACCGGCCTTGCTAATAGCGCCTGTTTTTCGTTCGAGTCGGTTGATACTCCCGGCAGCTACATACGGCACTATAActttgcccttcttctcaATGCCAACGATGGCACGAAGCAGTTCTACGAAGACGCCACGTTCTGTCCACAGGCTGGTCTGAATGGCCAGGGCAACTCGATTCGATCCTGGAGCTATCCGACCCGTTATTTCCGCCACTACGAAAACGTTCTTTATGTAGCCAGCAACGGTGGTGTTCAGACGTTTGATGCCACCACTTCATTTAACGATGACGTGAGCTGGGTTGTCAGCACTGGCTTTGCTTAGATGCTGGTCCAATCTCTAGGAGATATGTTGGAGTGGGTCATAACCGTTATGAACGTTTCTTCTGGTGTCCGTAAAGAGAACAATCGATGATGGACCAGGGCATACAGACCCTTGGTCTCACCTTCTCCCTTCCCATCGGCCTTTGCTCTGCCGAGTCAAACCCCTTTTATGTTGAACTCAGATATAGCTCATAATGTTCACAACCAATGCTTTTATTCAAACTTGTATCGATTAGACTGTTGGGCACATAGTAGAGAATATAGGGTTATCATTGCTGCACATTGACCGGGATTTTGTG
This window harbors:
- a CDS encoding Arabinosidase B (fungal alpha-L-arabinofuranosidase, putative), producing the protein MSSGLSLERACAVALGIVASASLVAAGPCDIYSSGGTPCVAAHSTTRALYSAYTGALYQVKRGSDGSTTDIAPLSAGGVADAATQDSFCANTTCLITIIYDQSGRGNHLTQAPPGGFNGPESNGYDNLASAVGAPVTLNGKKAYGVFMSPGTGYRNNAASGTATGDEAEGMYAVLDGTHYNSACCFDYGNAEVSNTDTGNGHMEAIYYGDNTVWGSGAGSGPWIMADLENGLFSGLSSKNNAGDPSISYRFVTAVVKGEANQWSIRGANAASGSLSTYYSGARPSASGYNPMSKEGAIILGIGGDNSNGAQGTFYEGVMTSGYPSDATENSVQADIVAAKYAIASLTSGPALTVGSSISLQVTTAGYTTRYLAHDGSTVNTQVVSSSSTTALKQQASWTVRTGLANSACFSFESVDTPGSYIRHYNFALLLNANDGTKQFYEDATFCPQAGLNGQGNSIRSWSYPTRYFRHYENVLYVASNGGVQTFDATTSFNDDVSWVVSTGFA